cctgacttggatcatagcatattagccacattaattaaatatgtctctcgggcatacgaaaaaaccTTCACAGGGGACTATGGGTTCTTCCTCGTTCTTAGCTAAATTCGATCCAATAATTGTTGATGTAGGTGATATATGATAATGGaggagttgtgtaattcgttttaaCACTTAATTGGATTGTTTATTGTGATGATTGAATACCAACCCAGTTCATGGGTTaaatagaaaagaaaaagaaaaaaactaTTAAGCAGATTGTGATATATAAAATGCGTAATTTTCTGATTTTATCTGTAATTAACTTATCTGTAATATATATCTGTATCGTTATATATGTATCTAATTATATTTGCATCAgcttattataaaaaaaattaataataataatacaaacattaatatttaatattaatattcataataataatcaaactaattataataataatagaaatattaatgatattaatatcatcatatatatatatatatatatatatatatatatatatatatatatatatatatatatatatatatattcattattcaTAGACACGCTTCAAATATACGTTGTAAGTTATTTATATGTTTAATTCTAAAAATTAATATTctaatttattgtatatatatatttattcacatGTCCATTAACAAATGGTTGTTCGTGAATTGAAGGGTAAGGTCCAATGGATAATTAAACGTATGATATCATATTAATGTAGCACGATAATTTGTTTATCTGATCGACATCCACTACTTAAGTTATTTACACTACATGTTTTCACTTttcattaaatattatgaaagttaaataatttaCGTATCAATAATCACGAGAAAATCATTGTAAATCATGAATttgaaatcaaataggaatctccactaacccttgtctatttaTCGTTAATTGACacgtttgttcttacttgtaaattattttaccatttttcgaataaaacagatttcttaaatcatagtggacctcataacagagacccgtaatcatataatAATGTAtccgataaatcaatcatttgatattatcttctaatcccatcgataaacatattgaaacaattacgttcatgtaaagtattttacgtttaatactttgttaatattatcaagttataatttatacatatatgtatataatcatattcgttcatataatggttcgtgaatcgtctgaatttggtcgaggttaaatgaatgtatgaacatagtttaaaattctttgagatttaacttaacaaactttgtttatcatgtcgaaataatataaagataaagtttaaattggttcggaaatttccgggttgtcacatgttgGTGGGTGGGGGTAGGGGTGGGGTGCTTGATGGGCATGCTGGTAAAATGCTGGCTAATGGGTGGAGTGCTGAGTGGCGTGTTGCTGGGTAAGGGTGGggtatttttaatttctttttcatttttctttcatttGTTATTGATTttaattacttatattattattttgtaaattataaaaaaacatataaatttaataaaacacactaaaattcaaattaaaaaaatacaattaaatttaataaataagtcctaaatttttatttaaaattcctaaaaatgaaaaataatttaaaaatgatTACAAAAAATAGTGTTTAATTTCTTCCGTCGAACGAGTCCTGACTCACGTAACCTGATTCAAGGCTAATCGAATCGGAGTGCGCCCGATTAATCGGGGATTGGCCCATGTTTACAAGATACAACTCAATTCATACTCAGCTCTAGCCCCGTAATGTACGTCAATGAAAAGTTTGTTCGAATTCATGGTTTGCGTTTGATAAAATGTATGTGTGTAAAATGTATATGAATGTTTATGTTTGCAGGAAAATATATGTTGATcagtatgtatgtgtgtatatataccgATGATGTGAGAAAACAACCGTTGCAAAAAACAGTCAATTATATCCGTTAATTTCAAACGTTTAACCAATTCATGGTCTCGGAGTGCGCCATGTCGACAATTAGTGACCTACACGCTCGAACACGTCATGTGTTGCGTTCCAACACGCCTGCGAAGAAACCCACCAACACGCCTTGTTAGCGGCGTGTTGGTAAGGTGTTGGTGGCACTGATTGGCTAACACGCTAACGTTAATTATGGTCATAAAAGTTTGAAAAAATTACATGAGGGGTTCCTATAGTTTACCCCAGATTTCATTTGGAGAACCTAAACTTTTCTTTGATGTGCGGACTCCCCGTACATTCCTATAGTTTACTTTTGATTTCATTTGAGGTCACTAAATTTTCTTTGTGACGTGCCGAATTCCAGTACGTTACACTCGAATTGTAAAAGGTCCATGTGTGTATACAAATTCTCCATAATTTACACTCGTTAAGTTGTATTAGTAAATCATATAGACCCGTGTGTAAATTAAGAAGACCCTATACATCAAAAAAAGTTTAGAGACCCCAATAAACCACATGAACGCCTCATGTAAATTTTCTTAAAAGTTTATAGATTAAGATTATCAATTATCAAAAAATATAGATTATCAATTATGCCCTTTTAAATTTGGAAATTTAAttttaaatatatcaattaatttattaattaccttttataattacattaaatattaaataaatgataAATTAAACAATTCGTTACTATATTTTAAATTTCAACAATAGTTAAACGAGACTGTTTTTTAGGATGGGGAAATATTAATTTTCTAACAATATACAGAAATACATCTCAGTATTCTTTCGAAATATACGACAATGACAAAATGCCCTTGTACTCATCCAACCAATCCATTCAAAACCCCTACAATATCTGTACACAGCTGTCAAAGAATATCTGAATCACAATGCTCCTAGAACTTGTAACCTTTTACACCAACAAAACTAaacattaaaataaaaaaaaccaaTTTTTTTTCTTTCCCCAATTTTTATTTAAACTAAATAAATCTAAAAAACTAAACAAAATAATTAGAGTACCCAACAAGATTACTAAAAGATCCAACGGCTGATTGCTGACGATGATGATTACGTTTATAAAGATCGTACGGTTCCCACAAATAATCCAGCGGACACGGTCTATTCTCATCAAGTCGGACCCACGGTTTTCCTTTTCCACTCCAATGCAACAAACTGACCCGACCCGAATGTAATGACCGACAACTACCTTTCACATTATCCCCACCTAATCCATGTTGATTCCACCGATGATGAATCGGTTCGATATTACCCCCAAATACCAATAAAAACGGTGGTAATGAACCCAATTCGTAGATCCGTTTTTTCCTCTGGAGCTCCATCCAGTTTTCGATTTTTACCCGGTAATTCCCCTTTCTCCATTTATCCATATCCATTACCATTACCCCGGTGTTGAAGTAACACGGGTGTTTGGACCCGAATACCTGGGACATAACCGGGTCGGACCAGAAATTGTCGGTGAAGTAATTTGTAAAATTCGTATGACAATATTCCGGAGCACCGATAACCCGGTTGTTTTGTAAAGTTGTGTTCCATAGTTTTTGAATGTCATCGACAACAATGACATCCGAATCGAGGTAAATGACCCGATCCACATTCGGGTCAAGTATATCACCTAAATAATTCCGGGCGTAATTTAACGGGTTTTCGAGTGCGATTCGGATGGAAGATGAGATCAAGTTAATGACTGTATCTTCACGGAAAATATAAACTTTAAAATTGAGAGAAGTGAAAGTGGATCTCACAAGTCGGGTCAAATCACGAGGACTAGCCGGGTCGAACTCAGCAGCTATAAAGTGAAAAAACACATTCTCTGGACAAGAAGCGTGACGGAGAACAGAATGAACGGCTGCGATTGAGCCACGTAAGTATTCCAAGTCAATCGTCATTGCCACGTGAATAGTGTCGTCAGGTGAGCATCCAACGCCGTTACGGTAGTCCGGCGCTTCACTGAATCTAAACAAAACATCAACACCTGAAGAATGTACCGATTCATTCTCTCCGTTCGCTGGAAAATAACGAATACTGAAACACAAAATCGGCAATGATAAAATCAATACAACGATAATGACATTCGTTATTGATTGATTTATATTCATCTTCGATTTATGTGTCAGATTGATTTTAAGAAATCATGAAGAGAATGAGCTGTAAAACAGTGACGATTTTTT
This window of the Rutidosis leptorrhynchoides isolate AG116_Rl617_1_P2 chromosome 7, CSIRO_AGI_Rlap_v1, whole genome shotgun sequence genome carries:
- the LOC139856849 gene encoding probable galacturonosyltransferase-like 9, whose translation is MNINQSITNVIIVVLILSLPILCFSIRYFPANGENESVHSSGVDVLFRFSEAPDYRNGVGCSPDDTIHVAMTIDLEYLRGSIAAVHSVLRHASCPENVFFHFIAAEFDPASPRDLTRLVRSTFTSLNFKVYIFREDTVINLISSSIRIALENPLNYARNYLGDILDPNVDRVIYLDSDVIVVDDIQKLWNTTLQNNRVIGAPEYCHTNFTNYFTDNFWSDPVMSQVFGSKHPCYFNTGVMVMDMDKWRKGNYRVKIENWMELQRKKRIYELGSLPPFLLVFGGNIEPIHHRWNQHGLGGDNVKGSCRSLHSGRVSLLHWSGKGKPWVRLDENRPCPLDYLWEPYDLYKRNHHRQQSAVGSFSNLVGYSNYFV